DNA sequence from the Streptomyces cinnabarinus genome:
CAGCCGGGTGCCGTCGGGGTCGAAGAAGAAGATGCCGCCGGACCCGGCGCCTTCGGCATGGGCCACGACGCCGTCGTAGGCGAACTCCACGCCGTACTCGCGCAGGGCCGTCTCATAGGCGCGGACCCGCTCGACGGAGTCCGCCTGGAAGGCGAGGTGGTGCAGGCCGGCCCGGCTCTCGTCGTAGGGCGCCGCCGCCTGCTGCCAGAGCGTGAGGACGAGGGTGTCGCCGTCCCCCAGGAACGCGTATCGCCGGTCCTCCTCCTTGCCCTCGGCGAGCAGGGCGAAGCCGAGGACGTCCCGGTAGAAGGCGAGGGAGCGGTCGAGATCGGTGACGTTCAGGCCGAGGTGGCCGGTGCGCAGGGTCATGGGTTTTCCCTCCACTGGTTCTAACCTGTGTAAGTGAGATTAGTGGTTAGATTCAAAGGGTGTCAACCAGTCACCTACTCTTGACCGGTTAGCACGAAGGGAGCCCCCCATGTCCGACCCCCGCCCGCACCTCGGCGAGCCGCTCGCACTGGACCTGCTGAACACACGGTGGATGCGGGACGGGACCCTTCAGGACCTGCTGACGGACACCGAGGGGCTCGCGATCTGGCTCGCCTCGAACGGCCTGGACGGCACCTTCTCCGCCGACGCCACGACCCTGCGCCACCTGGTCCAGGCCCGCGACGCGATCAAGGCCGCCGTCGACGGGTCACCGCGGGACGCGGCGCCGCTCGTCGACGCGGTCCTCACGCACGGCCGTATCCGGGCCACGCTCACCGCGGACGGACCCGGCGAACTGCCCGAGTTCCACTCCCCCGCCTGGGGCCCGGCCTGGCTCGCCGCCCGCGACTACCTCCGGCTGCTCGCCGACGCGCCGGACCGGATCCGCGCCTGCGCCCACGAGGCCTGCGTCCTGTACTTCCTCGACACCTCGCGCAACGGCACCCGCCGCTGGCACTCCATGGCGACCTGCGGCAACCGCGCCAAGGCCTCCCGGCATTACGCCCGGACCAAGGAGGACTGACACCCCTCGGGCGACTTGCACCTTTACCGGTGATCACGCCCGGAAAGGGATAGCGGGTTTTCCCCATCCCTGAATCTCGATTGGGTCAACTCTCCCCAAACATCCTTGCCTTGGGTAAAGCTGAGCGATCGCTTCACGCTCGTTCCTTTACCTACAAGGGATGCCGATGACCCACACCCCCCAGCGCGAACCCATATCGGGCACCAGACGCGCGGCCCGGATCGCCGTGGCCGCGGGGCTCGTGGCCGCGCTCTCCGCCGCGGGGCCGATACCCATGGCCTTCGCCGAGGACGCCCCGGCCGCGGCCGACCCCGCCGTCAAGTCCGCGCACGACAAGCTCGGTTCGGACGACGCGGACCTGCTCGCCGACGCCAAGGCGGCCGGCGACAAGAACGTCACGATGATGATCGCCACCGCCCCCGGAAAGACCGAGCAGGTCGCCGGGGAACTGGACGCGGTCAAGGGCGGCTCCGTGGGCCGCACCTACGACAAGCTCGGCTACGTCCGGGCCACGGTCCCCACCGGCAAGGCCGACGCGGCCATCGCCGCCGCCGCGAAGCTCTCCTCGGTGCACGGCATCGACCTGCGCGAGGAGATCCCGCTGGAGGACCCGGCCGTCGACACCAAGAAGTCGGCGTCGACCGCGGCCGCCTACCCGGCCCCCGGCAAGAAGACCCCGGCCGAGAACCCGTACAACCCCTCCTTCGAGACGGGCGCCGTCGACTTCGTCGACGACCACCCGAAGGCGGACGGCCGCGGCATCACCATCGGTGTCCTGGACTCCGGCGTGGACCTCTCCCACCCCGCGCTCCAGAAGACCACCACCGGCGAGCGCAAGATCGTCGACTGGGTCACCGCGACCGACCCGATCCTCGACAGCGACGCCACCTGGCGCCCGATGACGACCAACGTCTCCGGGCCCAGCTTCACCTTCGGCGGCCGCACCTGGACGGCACCCGCCGGGTCGTACCAGGTCAACCTGTTCCGCGAGTCCGTCACCGCGGGCGGCGACGCCAAGGGCGACGCCAACCGGGACGGCGACACCACCGACGTCTGGGGCGTGCTCTACGACGCCGCGGCCGGCACGGTCCGGGTCGACCTGAACAACAACTTCGACTTCGGTGACGACACCCCGATGAAGCCGTACAAGGACGGCTTCCAGATCGGCTGGTTCGGCACCGACAACCCGGACACCGACGTCGCCGAGCGGCAGCCGTTCGTCGTGGAGATCCGCAAGGACGTCCCGATGGACCCCTTCGGCGGTGACTGGGTCGGCCAGAAGCGCGACTTCGTCAACATCGGCGTCATCGAGTCCGAGCACGGCACGCACGTGGCCGGCATCACCTCCGCCAACGGCCTGTTCGGCGGCGAGATGAACGGCGCCGCGCCCGGCGCGAAGGTCGTCTCCTCGCGCGCCTGCACCTGGACCGGCGGCTGCACCAACGTCGCGCTGACCGAGGGCATGATCGACCTCGTCGTCAACCGTGGCGTCGACATCGTCAACATGTCCATCGGCGGTCTGCCGGCGCTGAACGACGGCAACAACGCGCGCGCCGAGCTCTACACCCGCCTGATCGACACCTACGGCGTCCAGCTGGTGATCTCCGCGGGCAACTCAGGACCCGGCGCCAACACCATCGGCGACCCGGCCCTGGCCGAGAAGGTCATCTCGGTCGGCGCATCCGTGTCCCGGGAGACCTGGGCCGCCAACTACGGCTCCCAGGTCGAGAAGCGGTACGCGATGATGCCGTTCTCCTCCCGCGGCCCGCGCGAGGACGGCGGGTTCACCCCGACGCTCGTGGCACCGGGTGCCTCCGTCAACACCATCCAGACCTGGCTGCCGGGCGCCCCGGTCGCCGAGGCGGGCTACTCCCTGCCGGCCGGCTACGGCATGCTCCAGGGCACCTCGATGGCCTCCCCGCAGGCCGCCGGCTCCGCCGCGCTGCTGCTGAGCGCCGCCAAGCAGAAGGGCATCGCCCTCACCCCGGCGACCCTGCGCACCGCGCTCACCTCGACCGCCGACCACATCAGCGGGGTCCAGGCGTACGAGGAAGGCGCGGGCCTGATCAACATCCCGGACGCCTGGGACTCGATCAAGGACGGCGCCACCGCGCACACCTACTCGGTCAAGGCGCCGGTCGACACCGCGATCGACCAGTTCCTGAAGACCCCCGGCTTCGGCACCGGTCTGTACGACCGCGAGGGCGGTCTGAAGGCCGGCCAGAAGAAGACGTACGAGATCACCCTGACCCGTACGTCGGGCGCCGACCGCGCGATCCGGCACGAGCTGCACTTCGAGAACAACGCCGGTGACACCTTCCGCATCGTCGGCTCCGACGAGGTGAACCTGCCGCTGAACCAGCCGGTCACCGTCAAGGTGCAGGCCGCGCCGAAGTCCGCCGGGCTGAAGAGCGCGATCCTGGAGGTCGACGACCCGCGCACCGAGGGCATCGACAAGCAGGTCATGTCGACGGTCGTGGTCGCCGCGCCGCTGAAGTACACCTACTCGGCGTCCGGCACGGTGCAGCGCAACAGCACCAAGCACTACTTCGTGACCGTGCCCGAGGGCGCCAAGTCGCTGGAGGTCGCGATCGGCGGTCTGAAGGACAAGAGCCAGACCCGCTTCATCGCCATCCACCCCTACGGCGTTCCGTCGGACACCACGTCCACGCCGAACTGCTACAACAACTACCTCGACGGCAACGGCTGCCGCCCGGACGTGCGCTCGTACGCCGACCCGCAGCCCGGCGTCTGGGAGATCGAGGTCGAGTCGCGGCGTACCTCGCCGGTGCTCGACAACCCGTTCAAGCTGGACGTCACCGTCCTCGGCGCGGCCTTCGACCCGGAGACCGTGACCGTGCCCGAGGCCAAGGTCGGCACCCCGGTCGAGGCCTCCTGGAAGGTGACGAACAAGTTCGCCGCCCTGGACGGCAAGCTGGCCGGCGGCCCGCTCGGCTCCTCCAAGACGGCCCGGCGGACCATCGCCGACCACGAGACGCAGACCACCACGGTCGCGGTGCCCGAGGGCGCCTCGTCCCTGGACGTCGCCATCGGCAGTGTCTCGGACAACGCCGCCGACCTGGACCTGACGGTCTACGACCAGGCCGGCAACCAGGTCGCGCAGGCCGCCGACGGTGACTCGGAGGAGGCGGTCTCGATCGCCAAGCCCGCTGCCGGCACCTACACGATCGAGGTCGTGGGCTACTCGGTGCCCTCCGGCTCCACCGCCTACGACTACCTGGACGTGTTCTTCTCCGCCGCGCTCGGCTCGGTCACCGTCGACGAGTCGACGGCGGTCAAGCTCGGCACGGGCGACTCCGCCACGGTCGCCGCGAGCGTCACCGCCGCGGCCGCCGCGCCGGAGGGCCGTGAGTTCTTCGGCCAGGTCCAGCTGCTGAACGCGCGCGGCACGGTCGCGGGCTCGGGCAGCGTGAAGATCGAGAAGGTCACGCCGTAACGATTCGGTCGATACGGCAGAGCGGGCGGGCGTCCTCACGGGCGCCCGCCCTTTCTTCAGCTGCTTCTTCTGCTGCTTCTTCCGCGTGGGTCTACCGTTCGCAGGCCATGGAGCGGGACTCGGCCAGCGAGCGGGTGATCCACTCCCGTTCCATGGCGACCTCCTTGGCGCCGACCACCCACATGTCGGGCCGGGTGTCCTGCCCGGAGACACCGAACAGGACCTGGTCGCCCGTGCGCAGGCCGGGCACGGTGTCCTCGTCGATGACGTAGACGAGGGGCTCGTCCGCCACGGACCCGGGCTTCTCGGGCTTGTGCACCCGCGTCACCCGCACTTCCACGCGCACCTCTCCGGTGCCCGCACCGGCCGTCTCCACGGAGGTGACGTCCCCCTCCGCGACCAGGCTCGCGCAGGCGAGGTACCCGGGGCTGCCGAGGGCGAGGTCGGCCTGGGCCTCCTCCGACGCCTGCGACTTCGCGGCGTCGGCCGCCGACGCGCCCGAGTCGTCGCCGGCGCCGGTGCCGGACACCGAGACCAGCCAGCCCAGGCCCACCACCACGCTCCCGGCCGCGGCCACGGCGAGCGAGCCGAGGGCGACCCGGAACATCCGGCGTCTGACCTGTCGTACCGGACGGGGTGCCGGGGCCGGTCGCGGGGCCGGAGCCGGTGCGCCGGGTTCGGCCAGCGCCCGGCCGATGATGTCCAGTTGCTCCCGCAGGACGGCGAGGTCCGCGGTGGCCGAGCGGTGCTCGGCGCGGACGGCGTCGTCCGCCCCCTCGGGCAGGGGTTCGTCGGTGATCGCGGCCATCAACGCGTCGATGCCACTGTGTTCGGCGGTCACGTCACACCACCTCGTCCTCGTGCAGGCGGGTGCGCAGAATCCGTACCGCCGTGTGCAGCCTGCTCTTGACCGTGCCCTCGGGGATGGCGAGTTGCTCGGCGATGTCCCGCACGGGCAGGTCGGCGAAGAAGCGCAGGACCACCACCTGGCGCTGGGCGTCGGGCAGTTCGTCCAGGCCCTGGGCCACGGCGAGGGAGAGCACGCTGCTGTCCTCGCCGGAGGGGTGCTCCGACTGGCGCAGGGCGGCGAGGCGTTCGCCGAGCCGCTCCTGGCGGCGCTTGGCCCGGTGCCAGTCCATGGCGAGGTTGGAGGCGACCACCGCCGCCCACGCGGACACGTCCCGCGGCGCCTCCCGGCCGCTCGCCGCCCGCTCCAGCAGGCGCAGGCGGACCTGCTGCACCCCGTCCAACAGGTCCGCCTGCGGCACCCCGCCGAGCGCGAGCACCGCTCGCACCCTGCGCTCCTGAGTCGCGTCCAGAGGGTCGTCCGGTGCCTCCGGTACGCCGTCCCCCTGACCGCGACGGGTCATTCTGCGCAGCACAGCCACCCCTCCCCTCGCCGCGTTTCTCCTATGACGCCGGTCGGGGCGGAAACGTTCGGCCCGACTTCCGGAATCTTCTATTCGATCTTTCCTTCACACCTTCTCCACTGTCAGCATGTGCCCCATGACGCACATCACCAAAGGGGCCAACACCCCTGTCCCCGCAGGTCCCTTGCGGGTTGCCGTAGTCCGCCGGAAGGTGCCGGGGACGCCCGCCGTGGAGGTGTCGGCGCTGCTGCTGGACGCGGCGGGCAAGGTGCGCGGCGACGCCGACCTCGTCTTCCACGGCCAGCCCTGGCATCCCTCGGGCGCGGTGCGGCACATCGGCACCGGGGACGCCGGTGAGCGGTTCGCGGAGTGGCTGGAGCTGGATCTGCCCCGGATGGAACCGGCGGTCCAGCGGGTACTGATCGCCGCCTCCTGCGACGACGGGACCTTCGGGCAGGTGCCGGGGCTCGCGGCGCAGACGGTGGCGGCGGACGGCGCGATCGTCGCGCACTACGAGGTGACGGACGCGGCCGCCGAGACGGCCTTCGTGCTCGGTGAGTTCTACCGGCGCAACGGCGAGTGGAAGTTCCGTGCGGTGGGGCAGGGGTACGACTCGGGGCTGGCGGGGCTGGCGACGGACTTCGGGATCATGGTGGCGGAGGAACCGGTGCCGCCGGTGGCCCCTGCCCCTGCTCCGGCCCCTGCCCCTGCTCCGGCCCCTGCCCCTGCCCCTGCCCCGGTGCTGAACACCGGGGTGGCGAAGACGTCGTCGCCACAGGCAGCGCCGGCCACGGTGACACTGACGGACCGGACCCACGACTTCGAGTTCGCCCCGTACGTCCGCACCGGCCAGTACAAGGAGGACATCACCATCGATGTGCCGTTCCCGCCGAACTCGGGGCCGGTCATCGTGGAGGCCAAGGTCAAGGGCGCCACCTGCCATGTCAAGAGCCCCGGCGGCGACGACATCCTCCGCTCCATCGAGGACGACTTCAAGGGCCGCGGCCTGGTCCTGCCGCCGCCGGAGGGCGGCCCGATACCGCTGGAGGTCGACTGCTTCGGCGACTGGACGATCACCGTGCTGCCCCTGTCGGCGGCCCGCCCGCTCGGCCAGAAGAAGGTCAAGGGCCACGGCGACGACGTCCTCGCCTACACCGGCCCGGCGGCCGAGCTGAAGATCTGGGGCGAGCGCGGCGACGCCTGGCTGCGGGTCAAGCGCCACCAGGGCGACACCCGCAACCTCAACGACGCCCAGCAGCTGCACAGCGGCATGGGCCGGGTCAAGAAGACCGTGCGCATACCCGAGGGTCCGCTCCTGTTCACCGTGGAGCGCAGCGACGGCGACTGGGAACTGAGCGCCAGCCCCCTGCGCGTCGAGGAGCCGCCCAGGGTGCGCGGGGAGAACAGGTACGAGGGCCAGGGCGAGAGGACGATCACGCTGGTCAACCCGCGGCCCGGACGCCCCTCGCTGCTCCTGTTCGACTTCCCGGGCGCCGGGCGCGGCTTCGACATCGGGGTGTGGCTCGTCAACGAGTACGGCGACGAGGACGAGTGGCTCAGCACCTACAACCACGGCACCCGCGGCACGGCCCTGGTCTTCAGCATGGGGCAGACCGAGCGGAAGATTCGGGTCAAGCACACGGGCACCTGGTCGCTGCGTCTGCTGCCCGAGGACGAGGCGCCACTGATCACCGGCCCGGCCGAGGGCAAGGGCACCACGGTCCTGCGGTACCCGGGGCCGCCCACGCTGATGACCGTGCGGCGGACTTCGTCCGGCAAGGAGGAGAGGCTGGTCGCGCACGCCCTGAACCACCCGTTCGGCAGGCCGGTGATCATCGTCGACACCCTCGGCCGCCGGCAGCCCGGTCTCGGTCCCGTCTTCGTCGACCCCGGCGGTTCCTGCTTCGTGGCCGTCTACGCCACCGACAGCACGAAATGGCGGCTGGAGCCGGAGCCGCTCAGCGCGGCGACCGGGCTCGGCCGGCGGAACCAGGGCGAGGGATACGGAGTCGTACGTCACACCGGGCCCGAGGCCGAAATGATGGTCGCCGGATCGAGCGGGCTCACCCACGTCTTCGAACTGGACGAAAACCTGTTCCCCCAGCGGAAAATCACCGGTTCTTCCGGCCCGTACCGGATCCCGAGCTCGATCCTGCAGGTCCGCTCGATGGGCGGCTGGGTGATCGAACTGCGCGACTGACAGGAATGGCGTCCCATCCCTCGGGCAAACGATTGGACACAACGGCCTGGAGGGGACGCATCATGGAAACGTCCAGGCCACGCAATCGCCACAGCGAAGGAGTCCCCGTGAGGGTCGGAATCGTCGGAGCCACCGGTCAGGTCGGCACGGTCATGCGCAAGATCCTCAAGGACCGGAACTTCCCGGTCACGGAGCTGCGCCTGTTCGCCTCGGCCCGCTCGGCGGGGACGGTCCTGGACGGCGTCACGGTGGAGGACGCGGCCACGGCGGACTACACGGGCCTGGACATCGTGCTGTTCTCAGCCGGCGGCTCGACCTCGAGGGCGCTGGCCGAGAAGGTCGCCGCGCAGGGCGCCGTGGTGATCGACAACTCCTCGGCCTGGCGCCGGGACCCCGAGGTGCCGCTGGTCGTCTCCGAGGTGAACCCGCACGCCGTCGCGGACCGCCCCAAGGGGATCATCGCCAACCCGAACTGCACCACGATGGCCGCGATGCCGGTGCTGAAGGTGCTGGACGCGGAGGCGGGCCTGACGGCGCTGGTGGCCACCACCTACCAGGCGGTGTCCGGCTCGGGCGTCGCGGGCGTGGCGGAGCTGCACGGGCAGGTCCTGAAGGTCGTCGCCGACGCGGACAAGCTGACGCACGACGGCGAGGCGGTCGACTTCCCCGAGCCGCAGGTCTACAAGCGCCCGATCGCCTTCAATGTGCTGCCCTTCGCCGGCAACCTCGTCGAGGACGGTCTGAACGAGACCGACGAGGAGCAGAAGCTCCGCAACGAGTCCCGCAAGATCCTGGAGATCCCGGAGCTGAAGGTCTCCGGCACCTGTGTCCGGGTCCCGGTCTTCTCCGGCCACTCCCTCCAGGTCAACGCCCGGTTCGAGCGCCCGATCAGCCCGGAGCGCGCGACCGAGCTGCTCGCCGGGGCGCCGGGTGTCGTCCTCTCCGAGATCCCGACCCCGCTCCAGGCGGCCGGCAAGGACGCCTCGTACGTGGGCCGCGTCCGCACCGACGAGACCGTCGACAACGGCCTCGCCCTGTTCATCTCCAACGACAACCTCCGCAAGGGCGCGGCTCTGAACGCGGTGCAGATCGCGGAACTGGTGGCGACCGAACTCAAGGAGCGGCAGGGCTAGTCCCTTCCGACCTCGTAGAGGAAACAGCCGTACTCGACGGCCCGGACGTGGACGAGCGCCACGGCCGGGTCGTCGAACGCGTTGTGGAGGGCGATGTCGTCGGGGGCGTCGACCAGCGTGCCGCCGAGGATGCGGCCGTCGGCCGAGTAGCGGCGCAGCGTGCGGTGGGCGTCGGCGAAGGGCAAACCGTCCGACCGCGGCCCCGCGCACTCCTGCGCGTGGATGAAGACGGGCCCCTGCTCGTCGTAGGCCCCCGGATCCACTCCGCTCTCCGCCGCCCAGCGCCGCAACGGCGCGTACGAGACCAGGGCGATCCGCTCGCCCGGGGCGCTCCGTCGCAGGCAGCAGCGGAGCGGGGCGCCGCCCTCGTCGTCGGTGAAGGGGGACAGCGGGCGGCCCGCGTCGTCGGTGGTGCGCAGTTCCTCGAGGGCGGACCGGTCGATGGGCCGTGCGGTGTACGTCGTCGTCATGTGTTCCAGGCTGGCGCGTGCGGGGCCGGATGAACGGCGGGATTCGGACCTGGCGCTCCGGCGGCGCCGATCGGTGATCCATCGGGAAAACCCTCGTCGCCGTCCTCACAGTCACGTGGAAGGATGACCGAACCCACACATAACGAGGAGATGACCGCGTGCCTGGCACAAACCTGACTCGCGAAGAGGCGCAGCAGCGGGCGAAGCTGCTGACCGTTGACTCGTACGAGATCGATCTCGACCTCTCCGGCGCGCAGGACGGCGGCACCTACCGGTCCGTGACCACGGTGCGCTTCGACGTCCTGGAGAACGGCGCCGAGTCCTTCATCGACCTGGTGGCTCCGGCCGTGCACGAGGTGACCCTCAACGGCGAGCCGCTCGACCCGGAGGCCTCCTTCAAGGACTCCCGGATCGCCCTGCCGGGGCTAGCGGCCGGCCGCAACGTCCTGCGGGTCGTCGCGGACTGCGCGTACACCAACACCGGTGAGGGACTGCACCGGTTCGTCGACCCCGTCGACCAGCAGGCGTATCTGTACACCCAGTTCGAGGTCCCGGACGCCCGCCGCGTCTTCGCGTCCTTCGAGCAGCCCGATCTGAAGGCGACCTTCCAGTTCACCGTGAAGGCCCCCGAGGGCTGGACGGTCATTTCCAACTCGCCGACCCCGGAGCCCAAGGACAATGTCTGGTCCTTCGAGCCGACGCCGCGCATCTCGACGTACATCACCGCGCTCATCGTCGGCCCGTACCACTCCGTGCACAGCGTGTACGAGAAGGACGGCCAGTCGGTCCCGCTCGGTATCTACTGCCGTCCCTCGCTCGCCGAGTTCCTCGACTCGGACGCGATCTTCGAGGTCACCCGGCAGGGCTTCGACTGGTTCCAGGAGAAGTTCGACTACGCCTATCCGTTCAAGAAGTACGACCAGCTCTTCGTGCCGGAGTTCAACGCGGGCGCGATGGAGAACGCGGGCGCGGTGACCATCCGCGACCAGTACGTCTTCCGGTCCAAGGTGACGGACGCGGCGTACGAGATGC
Encoded proteins:
- a CDS encoding VOC family protein; this translates as MTLRTGHLGLNVTDLDRSLAFYRDVLGFALLAEGKEEDRRYAFLGDGDTLVLTLWQQAAAPYDESRAGLHHLAFQADSVERVRAYETALREYGVEFAYDGVVAHAEGAGSGGIFFFDPDGTRLEISVPSGAEGAPAPHESAPTCGFF
- a CDS encoding CGNR zinc finger domain-containing protein → MSDPRPHLGEPLALDLLNTRWMRDGTLQDLLTDTEGLAIWLASNGLDGTFSADATTLRHLVQARDAIKAAVDGSPRDAAPLVDAVLTHGRIRATLTADGPGELPEFHSPAWGPAWLAARDYLRLLADAPDRIRACAHEACVLYFLDTSRNGTRRWHSMATCGNRAKASRHYARTKED
- a CDS encoding S8 family serine peptidase; the encoded protein is MTHTPQREPISGTRRAARIAVAAGLVAALSAAGPIPMAFAEDAPAAADPAVKSAHDKLGSDDADLLADAKAAGDKNVTMMIATAPGKTEQVAGELDAVKGGSVGRTYDKLGYVRATVPTGKADAAIAAAAKLSSVHGIDLREEIPLEDPAVDTKKSASTAAAYPAPGKKTPAENPYNPSFETGAVDFVDDHPKADGRGITIGVLDSGVDLSHPALQKTTTGERKIVDWVTATDPILDSDATWRPMTTNVSGPSFTFGGRTWTAPAGSYQVNLFRESVTAGGDAKGDANRDGDTTDVWGVLYDAAAGTVRVDLNNNFDFGDDTPMKPYKDGFQIGWFGTDNPDTDVAERQPFVVEIRKDVPMDPFGGDWVGQKRDFVNIGVIESEHGTHVAGITSANGLFGGEMNGAAPGAKVVSSRACTWTGGCTNVALTEGMIDLVVNRGVDIVNMSIGGLPALNDGNNARAELYTRLIDTYGVQLVISAGNSGPGANTIGDPALAEKVISVGASVSRETWAANYGSQVEKRYAMMPFSSRGPREDGGFTPTLVAPGASVNTIQTWLPGAPVAEAGYSLPAGYGMLQGTSMASPQAAGSAALLLSAAKQKGIALTPATLRTALTSTADHISGVQAYEEGAGLINIPDAWDSIKDGATAHTYSVKAPVDTAIDQFLKTPGFGTGLYDREGGLKAGQKKTYEITLTRTSGADRAIRHELHFENNAGDTFRIVGSDEVNLPLNQPVTVKVQAAPKSAGLKSAILEVDDPRTEGIDKQVMSTVVVAAPLKYTYSASGTVQRNSTKHYFVTVPEGAKSLEVAIGGLKDKSQTRFIAIHPYGVPSDTTSTPNCYNNYLDGNGCRPDVRSYADPQPGVWEIEVESRRTSPVLDNPFKLDVTVLGAAFDPETVTVPEAKVGTPVEASWKVTNKFAALDGKLAGGPLGSSKTARRTIADHETQTTTVAVPEGASSLDVAIGSVSDNAADLDLTVYDQAGNQVAQAADGDSEEAVSIAKPAAGTYTIEVVGYSVPSGSTAYDYLDVFFSAALGSVTVDESTAVKLGTGDSATVAASVTAAAAAPEGREFFGQVQLLNARGTVAGSGSVKIEKVTP
- a CDS encoding sigma-70 family RNA polymerase sigma factor; the encoded protein is MAVLRRMTRRGQGDGVPEAPDDPLDATQERRVRAVLALGGVPQADLLDGVQQVRLRLLERAASGREAPRDVSAWAAVVASNLAMDWHRAKRRQERLGERLAALRQSEHPSGEDSSVLSLAVAQGLDELPDAQRQVVVLRFFADLPVRDIAEQLAIPEGTVKSRLHTAVRILRTRLHEDEVV
- a CDS encoding TerD family protein encodes the protein MTHITKGANTPVPAGPLRVAVVRRKVPGTPAVEVSALLLDAAGKVRGDADLVFHGQPWHPSGAVRHIGTGDAGERFAEWLELDLPRMEPAVQRVLIAASCDDGTFGQVPGLAAQTVAADGAIVAHYEVTDAAAETAFVLGEFYRRNGEWKFRAVGQGYDSGLAGLATDFGIMVAEEPVPPVAPAPAPAPAPAPAPAPAPAPVLNTGVAKTSSPQAAPATVTLTDRTHDFEFAPYVRTGQYKEDITIDVPFPPNSGPVIVEAKVKGATCHVKSPGGDDILRSIEDDFKGRGLVLPPPEGGPIPLEVDCFGDWTITVLPLSAARPLGQKKVKGHGDDVLAYTGPAAELKIWGERGDAWLRVKRHQGDTRNLNDAQQLHSGMGRVKKTVRIPEGPLLFTVERSDGDWELSASPLRVEEPPRVRGENRYEGQGERTITLVNPRPGRPSLLLFDFPGAGRGFDIGVWLVNEYGDEDEWLSTYNHGTRGTALVFSMGQTERKIRVKHTGTWSLRLLPEDEAPLITGPAEGKGTTVLRYPGPPTLMTVRRTSSGKEERLVAHALNHPFGRPVIIVDTLGRRQPGLGPVFVDPGGSCFVAVYATDSTKWRLEPEPLSAATGLGRRNQGEGYGVVRHTGPEAEMMVAGSSGLTHVFELDENLFPQRKITGSSGPYRIPSSILQVRSMGGWVIELRD
- a CDS encoding aspartate-semialdehyde dehydrogenase produces the protein MRVGIVGATGQVGTVMRKILKDRNFPVTELRLFASARSAGTVLDGVTVEDAATADYTGLDIVLFSAGGSTSRALAEKVAAQGAVVIDNSSAWRRDPEVPLVVSEVNPHAVADRPKGIIANPNCTTMAAMPVLKVLDAEAGLTALVATTYQAVSGSGVAGVAELHGQVLKVVADADKLTHDGEAVDFPEPQVYKRPIAFNVLPFAGNLVEDGLNETDEEQKLRNESRKILEIPELKVSGTCVRVPVFSGHSLQVNARFERPISPERATELLAGAPGVVLSEIPTPLQAAGKDASYVGRVRTDETVDNGLALFISNDNLRKGAALNAVQIAELVATELKERQG
- a CDS encoding DUF1203 domain-containing protein; the protein is MTTTYTARPIDRSALEELRTTDDAGRPLSPFTDDEGGAPLRCCLRRSAPGERIALVSYAPLRRWAAESGVDPGAYDEQGPVFIHAQECAGPRSDGLPFADAHRTLRRYSADGRILGGTLVDAPDDIALHNAFDDPAVALVHVRAVEYGCFLYEVGRD